One region of Drosophila kikkawai strain 14028-0561.14 chromosome 2R, DkikHiC1v2, whole genome shotgun sequence genomic DNA includes:
- the tou gene encoding bromodomain adjacent to zinc finger domain protein 2B isoform X2 — MNKNAGDGSGNDGKNSNKNSNAGGGAGAGGPHDPTGLLDAASLFAYWGRDPTGAAAAAAASNPLFNSQFNAAAAAGLGLLPNAAGAAANDRYSMAAAAAAAAGAHHHQNTMAVAASQAASLAGLHPASWWSMAQLAAQDYFSRLQASGLSPFPHPDLAAAFGPAAMGMGGAGAGGSGGSGGGGSGVLGAGGAGGASGNGGSSSGSSGSKSNKSRKEKRAAQQQQQQQQSLANSLNAAAAAAAAAAANNPAAALASMHGFGVVPGTSMPQSVSTGSGSISTNSGHGGYKSTASAYGKPSTMTSSSSMASNPGSAYDPVTLHKELLAMQAVAAAASSGSGSGGGSSSKKSGGGGGSSSSSSLHSHGMGMGGSGGIMSSGKASTSVSASNASLGGMHPSLSGSNPLMSPHSSSSASSGKDRDKNNPSLNALNSLSQFGALGMTPQQSMQAAMNAFAASTGVAPPSSTITSSPHSSSSASQQQQLGGSGSGSGGKGSSAKDYMMGSGSDHPSLLGVRLPPDTEIIKYTSSIVGPKIPGTTSRGRKKTISETETTKQQHQQAEQHLLQQQQAQKELDSTTNAISSLLAFPGLSPAKRARLEMEYAAMAAAAQQQHQQAQQAQQHHHHHQQQQQQQQQQAAQQQAQLQGMLGAAGISGMAGLAGLQGVGNPLDQLSVSKASSSTTTSSSSSAATASNLLNQSSSSDRVEVIKLPPTITSNGAYNLSSKGKEIHDLTTTDHAPTSGGVNLSLKANNANASGPPAGAVGSASNPITIDDFDAPLNLSMKPSDKSTNPSSGGGASSSSSSAALASLASDYQAVASGGQGGNSLQSLSSITAALGGTAGGMPGGSISGSGGTSPAPAGAGTGSGSGSGGGGSSSYKEGRPRNLGRGVSKPKKNTVASLLAQSRAVGLKPMLATQQLLQQGADIEKIRLALSEANAHMETSTDSESVAAESGLSESESEDANILNVAELRVPLELGWKRETVIRGLTKQGQIRGEVTYYAPGGSSTPLKSIGQVFAILEQQQPSNLSRENFSFSARAIVGSFLQPAPPPYANDGEYIRMTDEDVAKRLEDLKVFTRQTLNVEQRIEIAKQQQAMRDAKKLQKEELARNKEKARQEKNAKLEQQRKEKELKNQQAVEERKKRQEELDRLKQEELLKKQQEMQKQKEMLLAAEMERERRRQHMNLIRMLELRRKFEEREKKKHQLVLDRLLLRERRMAERKRDAEILQLIRRPNEDSELPQELVIPELERIAGNRLPGQAMADLLMVFEFLHNFGETLGFDMESLPSLQNLHDALISDSCADAEEELLSVMTHLLVCAIEDPGVPNPGRHTTLLGQSLRNADITNSNVSEILRIYLYATATGEVRQMHGITVDRERERRVPDHHQLDADSTTHSHSAKNQEYYKLLHENDTWKLSQSLKDRPFVALNPTRKAQMLAHLCNDLLMNKAVLRQIDGSLETCAQMRKEKYMTDMKVRKYKALHMRKARIEAYERAQAEREAAMQALVAQQKLDAERQKQQAAEEEEAAKAAAEAGGVDGEAVAKVNSPNGGKPQDEDQEQDEQATPIKEQQSAQPMEVDSVADEDSLVSPAKSLSQQVDVQLTPSKQDITTTPTYQHNGSSTPTTTASGGAADALLQAKKSGARNSINDEHHHHHHHDVSIIDDDLSDLDSEITNVEEDEDNRLSADELQKKLDKIVRASLNCKEALEKSTNQLRAACFGQDRFWRRYWKLPKAGGIFIEALESAQNDICGYHEALEGMDDKKKEEEGVGADEKEQEEKEKADKDSAEQENHADEGEQQPMEVDEANEEGQHNEENPPQKDANREENNKEVEGHDDDEDDDDDDVTEINKVEPEIVDLGDDDDDVPPPPKVEPPPPRPEIKVKSEMELMGPPPTTMIATKTDFEAEIKIPAMPGNLMPPNTATLNNNNNNSNNNNNNNGSNNCDKLETGLGLGQNVIKMEDLKKEDDCIIVSTSSVDDTPKWFSIVRREVPLISELPAEEGGQVAQELQHGYANHNCSAQLQLQGHPWDLINNMQYYSIPMDECKVDAGKLGHECIFSLSGLDEKQMLAKIEEYHNSSSSKVESKNGLGSPHRHHVHDETEDDEEMRATKLKEIVARGGEVDAEELTGASKDKFFRLRSDVPPDTGGGGGGGAAAGDVKPKIELRLDEALSQAYYHNIANMSLSSVQTYIPIDIPLPLSMTPDEHRLLEQVKLAGFPERVHGVYVPRRQRYGWWQLDDDQKLRQLLKTLNPSGLRERELQENLQRFLGLEQPLGVSYQLKADPEHSEEYMMPDQAGDWNPKVAKRVELALLEQLESLEDKVASASMQLKNWQLPNRVESELTLDSSQEDVTEEDFVSIIPMIRERIIDLEANIERRYLKPPLGSQTGDAHLAVIAQNQHTTTQTQNSASAAAYLLQMQQQQQQQQLAQQQQQQAQQGSGNNSLNPSSFNERTMALAAAAAASSTAATVNPSGGGVTTPCDPEANSGNASPASNCDSDRDEKVENIPKGLVQWRDAVSRSHTTAQLAMALYVLESCVAWDKSIMKAYATRNKSSKKEKKGSAQKQATKRKQPKKKQEKKNIQENEPEMNGNGKTPKKTPKKKSPLSIKINLKALEQLEQQKSNQKSNQNPTQTQSSTSSSSPDSDSDFVTPQTPTPTKKDNKRRSSSSLNSRKYSKYSLQNCQFCTSGENEDKLLLCDGCDKGYHTYCFKPKMDNIPDGDWYCYECVNKATNERKCIVCGGHRPSPVGKMIYCDLCPRAYHADCYIPPLLKVPRGKWYCHGCISRAPPPKKRSTGGGGSSSSSSKSRRDRDRDNREREGGAATAKRSSKPTHGGALEMQQQQIQPLAGGDSHHQHHHHQSLNSSHDESMNSLSTAAPLSPAHSVASVTTYDDQQQQPSAHININTNSVDGSSRFQTSNNNNNGTEDVMPGYPVAAAYPSLVGAGSFATAAAPVPTAMQFAMSPRAVTPTRTRTPTPTPVPTPPPPPPGPLQPPPTPTPLIMQQASPTTHAAALHVTACQSPPQQHHQQQLMTMPSPPAAGAGTQMSPPPINIHAMQEAKEKLKQEKKEKHATKKLMKELAVCKTLLGEMELHEDSWPFLLPVNTKQFPTYRKIIKSPMDLSTIKKRLMDLSYKTREDFCVDVRQIFDNCEMFNEDDSPVGKAGHGMRKFFELRWNELTDKHS, encoded by the exons ATGAACAAAAATGCCGGCGATGGCAGCGGAAACGATGGCAAAAATTCCAACAAAAACTCGAATGCAGGCGGTGGCGCTGGAGCCGGGGGGCCACACGATCCCACCGGCCTTCTAGATGCAGCCTCTCTCTTTG CTTATTGGGGCCGTGATCCCACTGGAGCGGCAGCCGCTGCAGCGGCCTCTAATCCGCTGTTCAACTCACAGTTcaatgccgccgccgctgcaggATTGGGTTTGCTACCAAATGCAGCAGGCGCTGCTGCCAACGATCGGTACTCGATGGCCGCTGccgcagcggcggcggcgggagCCCATCATCATCAGAACACCATGGCGGTGGCAGCTTCACAGGCGGCCAGTTTGGCCGGTTTGCATCCAGCAA GCTGGTGGTCCATGGCCCAACTAGCTGCCCAGGATTACTTCAGCCGCCTGCAGGCCTCTGGCCTCTCGCCCTTTCCCCATCCCGATCTGGCTGCCGCCTTTGGCCCAGCTGCCATGGGCATGGGAGGTGCTGGAGCGGGGGGTTCCggtggcagcggcggcggaggtTCCGGTGTGCTAGGAGCAGGTGGTGCTGGCGGTGCTAGTGGCAATGGCGGCTCATCATCTGGTTCCTCGGGCAGCAAATCGAACAAGTCGCGGAAGGAAAAGCGAGCAgcccaacagcaacagcagcagcaacagagtCTGGCCAACAGCTTAaatgcggcagcagcagcggcggcagctgcgGCGGCCAATAATCCAGCGGCTGCCTTGGCCAGCATGCACGGGTTTGGCGTGGTGCCGGGCACCAGCATGCCGCAGTCGGTGAGCACGGGCAGCGGTTCAATATCCACCAACAGCGGGCACGGCGGCTACAAG AGCACGGCAAGTGCCTATGGCAAACCCTCGACCAtgacgagcagcagcagcatggcCAGTAATCCCGGTTCTGCCTACGATCCGGTGACTTTGCACAAGGAACTGCTGGCCATGCAGGCCGTGGCAGCCGCTGCCTCCTCCGGTTCGGGCTCAGGCGGCGGTTCTTCGTCCAAAAAATCCGGTGGAGGCGGAGGGTCGTCCTCTTCCTCCTCTCTGCACAGCCATGGCATGGGAAtgggcggcagcggcggcatcATGTCAAGCGGCAAGGCTTCCACAAGTGTCAGTGCCAGCAATGCATCGCTGGGCGGCATGCATCCCAGTTTGTCAGGCAGCAATCCCCTGATGTCACCACACTCGTCCTCTTCCGCATCATCGGGCAAGGATCGGGACAAGAACAATCCATCACTCAATGCCCTCAACTCGTTGTCACAATTTGGAGCTTTGGGGATGACGCCCCAGCAGAGCATGCAGGCGGCCATGAATGCGTTTGCGGCTAGTACTGGAGTGGCGCCGCCCTCGTCCACGATCACCTCCTCGCCGCATTCCTCATCCTCCGcctcccagcagcagcaattggGTGGAAGTGGCTCGGGTTCCGGAGGCAAGGGATCCAGTGCCAAGGATTACATGATGGG CTCTGGCAGTGATCATCCCTCTTTGCTTGGAGTACGCCTGCCGCCAGACACGGAGATTATCAAGTATACATCTTCCATCGTGGGACCCAAGATACCTGGTACTACATCGCGTGGTCGCAAAAAGACTATATCCGAAACAGAaaccacaaaacaacaacaccaacaagcAGAACAACACTTactccaacaacaacaagcacaAAAAGAGCTCGATAGCACCACAAATGCCATTTCCTCTTTGCTTGCATTTCCAGGTCTCAGTCCCGCCAAACGGGCTAGACTCGAAATGGAGTATGCAGCAATGGCGGCGGCCgcacagcaacagcatcagcaggcgcagcaggcacagcagcatcatcatcaccaccagcaacagcagcagcaacagcagcagcaagcagcgcagcagcaggccCAGCTTCAGGGAATGCTTGGAGCAGCAGGAATCTCTGGTATGGCTGGACTTGCGGGACTACAAGGCGTGGGCAATCCCCTCGATCAATTGAGCGTGAGCAAGGCCAGCTCATCGACGACCACCAGTTCCAGTTCCTCTGCGGCCACGGCAAGCAATCTGCTCAATCAAAGCTCCTCCAGTGACCGCGTGGAGGTCATCAAACTGCCACCAACCATCACCTCCAATGGCGCATACAATCTGTCCAGCAAGGGCAAGGAGATCCATGACCTGACCACCACCGATCATGCACCCACTTCCGGCGGTGTAAATCTCAGTTTGAAGGCCAACAATGCCAATGCCTCGGGGCCACCAGCGGGAGCTGTGGGCTCTGCCTCGAATCCCATCACCATTGATGATTTCGATGCACCGCTCAATCTTTCCATGAAGCCGTCGGATAAGAGCACCAATCCCTCTTCTGGCGGTGGAGCTTCATCCTCTTCTTCCAGTGCAGCGCTGGCAAGCTTGGCCAGTGACTATCAGGCGGTGGCCAGTGGCGGTCAGGGTGGGAATAGCCTGCAGAGCTTGAGTTCTATAACAGCGGCCTTGGGCGGAACAGCTGGCGGCATGCCAGGTGGTTCTATTTCGGGTAGCGGTGGCACATCTCCAGCTCCTGCAGGTGCGGGCACAGGATCAGGATCGGGTTCTGGCGGTGGCGGTTCCTCCTCTTACAAGGAGGGACGTCCTAGAAATCTGGGACGTGGCGTGTCCAAGCCCAAAAAGAACACTGTGGCCTCTCTTCTGGCTCAATCCCGAGCCGTGGGCCTGAAGCCCATGCTGGCcacgcagcagctgctgcaacAAGGAGCAGATATA GAAAAAATCCGATTGGCTCTAAGCGAGGCCAATGCCCACATGGAAACCTCTACGGATTCTGAAAGTGTGGCTGCCGAAAGTGGCCTCTcagagtcggagtcggaggATGCCAATATCCTGAATGTGGCAGAGCTAAGGGTGCCCCTGGAACTGGGCTGGAAGCGGGAAACCGTGATCCGTGGCCTGACCAAACAGGGGCAAATCCGTGGTGAAGTCACCTACTATGCGCCGGGCGGCAGTTCAACGCCTTTGAAGAGCATTGGACAGGTTTTTGCT ATCctggagcaacagcagccctCGAATCTGAGTCGTGAGAACTTTAGCTTCTCAGCGCGAGCCATCGTTGGATCCTTTTTACAGCCCGCACCACCGCCATATGCCAATGATGGCGAATACATACGAATGACGGACGAGGATGTGGCCAAGCGGCTGGAGGATCTGAAGGTATTTACCCGACAAACCCTCAATGTGGAGCAGCGCATCGAGATagccaagcagcagcaggcaatgCGGGATGCCAAGAAGCTGCAAAAGGAGGAGCTGGCCAGGAACAAGGAAAAGGCAAGGCAGGAAAAGAATGCCAAGTTGGAGCAGCAGcgcaaggagaaggagctcaAGAATCAGCAGGCTGTTGAG gAACGCAAAAAGCGTCAGGAGGAATTGGATCGCCTTAAGCAGGAGGAATTGCTCAAAAAGCAACAG GAAATGCAGAAACAAAAGGAAATGCTACTAGCTGCTGAAATG GAACGTGAGCGTCGACGCCAGCACATGAACCTAATCCGAATGCTGGAGCTGCGTCGCAAGTTCGAGGAGCGCGAAAAGAAGAAGCATCAGTTGGTTTTAGATCGCCTGCTCCTGCGCGAACGCCGCATGGCCGAGCGAAAGCGGGATGCAGAGATCCTGCAGTTGATACGGCGACCCAATGAGGACTCGGAGCTGCCTCAAGAGCTGGTCATACCAGAGCTAGAACGCATTGCCGGCAACCGTCTGCCCGGCCAGGCTATGGCCGATCTGCTGATGGTCTTTGAGTTCCTCCACAACTTTGGCGAGACTCTGGGCTTTGACATGGAGTCACTGCCTTCCCTACAGAATCTACACGATGCGCTGATCAGTGACAGTTGCGCCGATgccgaggaggagctgctgtcCGTGATGACGCACCTCCTGGTGTGTGCCATTGAGGATCCCGGTGTGCCCAATCCCGGAAGACATACCACACTCCTTGGTCAGTCGTTGCGCAATGCTGACATTACAAACTCGAATGTTTCGGAGATCTTGAGGATCTATCTGTATGCCACGGCCACGGGTGAAGTGCGGCAAATGCATGGCATTACTGTGGaccgagagcgagagcgacGAGTGCCCGATCATCATCAGTTGGACGCGGACTCGACCACACACTCGCATTCGGCCAAGAATCAAGAGTACTACAAGCTTCTCCATGAAAACGACACCTGGAAACTTTCGCAATCGCTCAAGGATCGTCCCTTTGTGGCTTTGAATCCCACCCGAAAGGCCCAAATGCTCGCCCACCTGTGCAACGATCTGCTGATGAACAAGGCCGTGCTGCGCCAGATTGATGGCAGCCTGGAGACCTGCGCCCAGATGCGCAAGGAGAAGTACATGACGGACATGAAGGTGCGCAAGTACAAGGCTTTGCATATGCGCAAGGCACGCATCGAGGCGTATGAGCGGGCCCAGGCGGAACGGGAGGCGGCCATGCAGGCCCTGGTGGCGCAACAGAAACTAGATGCCGAACGACAGAAGCAGCAGGCAGCcgaagaggaggaggcggcCAAGGCGGCAGCTGAAGCCGGGGGAGTCGATGGAGAAGCTGTAGCCAAGGTTAACTCACCGAATGGTGGAAAGCCCCAAGATGAGGATCAAGAACAGGATGAACAAGCCACACCCATCAAGGAGCAGCAGTCGGCGCAACCCATGGAAGTAGACAGCGTGGCGGATGAGGACTCCCTGGTAAGTCCCGCCAAGAGTCTGAGCCAGCAAGTGGATGTCCAGCTAACGCCCAGTAAACAGGATATAACCACCACGCCCACCTATCAGCACAACGGTTCCAGCACACCAACAACCACGGCCAGTGGAGGTGCTGCCGATGCCTTGCTGCAGGCTAAGAAAAGCGGAGCCCGCAATTCCATTAACGAtgaacatcatcatcatcatcatcacgaTGTGAGCATCATTGATGATGATCTCTCCGATCTTGATTCGGAGATCACCAATgtggaggaggacgaggacaaTCGCCTAAGCGCCGATGAGTTGCAAAAGAAGCTGGACAAGATTGTAAGGGCTTCTTTGAACTGCAAGGAGGCGCTGGAGAAGAGCACCAATCAGCTGAGAGCGGCCTGCTTTGGTCAGGATCGCTTCTGGCGTCGCTACTGGAAGCTGCCCAAGGCGGGTGGTATATTTATAGAAGCCTTGGAGTCGGCGCAGAATGATATATGCGGTTATCATGAGGCATTGGAGGGCATGGATGAtaagaagaaggaggaggaaggTGTAGGTGCAGATgagaaggagcaggaggagaaggaaaagGCAGATAAGGATAGTGCTGAGCAGGAAAACCATGCCGATGAAGGGGAGCAGCAGCCCATGGAGGTGGATGAAGCTAACGAGGAAGGACAGCACAACGAGGAGAATCCACCACAAAAGGATGCAAATCGAGAAGAGAACAACAAAGAGGTTGAAGGCCACGATGACGACGAagatgatgacgacgacgatgtCACAGAAATCAACAAGGTGGAACCTGAGATTGTAGATCtaggcgatgatgatgatgatgtgccGCCTCCGCCAAAGGTGGAACCTCCTCCACCCCGACCCGAAATCAAGGTCAAGTCCGAAATGGAGCTAATGGGTCCACCGCCAACGACCATGATAGCCACCAAGACCGATTTCGAGGCGGAGATCAAAATACCAGCCATGCCCGGCAATCTGATGCCGCCCAACACAGCCACtctcaacaacaacaacaacaatagcaataataacaacaacaacaatggaaGCAACAACTGTGATAAGTTGGAAACTGGCTTGGGTCTGGGACAAAATGTAATCAAAATGGAGGATCTTAAAAAGGAAGATGATTGCATAATAGTCTCGACTTCGAGTGTGGATGACACACCCAAATGGTTCTCCATTGTCCGCCGTGAAGTGCCACTGATTAGCGAACTGCCAGCGGAGGAGGGCGGCCAGGTGGCCCAGGAACTCCAGCATGGCTATGCCAATCATAATTGCTCTgctcagctgcagctgcagggTCATCCCTGGGATCTAATCAACAACATGCAATACTATTCCATACCCATGGACGAGTGCAAGGTGGATGCCGGGAAGCTTGGCCACGAATGCATCTTCTCGCTGAGCGGCCTCGACGAGAAGCAAATGCTGGCCAAAATTGAGGAGTaccacaacagcagcagcagcaaggtgGAGTCAAAAAACGGTCTGGGCTCTCCTCATCGCCACCATGTCCACGATGAGACTGAAGATGATGAGGAGATGAGGGCCACCAAGCTGAAGGAGATAGTAGCCAGAGGCGGGGAAGTGGATGCTGAGGAGCTAACCGGAGCGAGTAAGGACAAGTTTTTTCGCTTGCGCTCTGATGTGCCGCCGGACacgggaggaggaggaggaggaggagcagcagccgggGACGTGAAGCCCAAGATTGAGCTGCGCCTGGATGAGGCATTATCGCAGGCCTATTACCACAACATAGCCAACATGTCGCTGAGCAGTGTCCAGACCTACATACCCATTGACATACCGCTGCCGCTCTCCATGACCCCGGACGAGCATCGTCTGCTGGAGCAGGTGAAGCTAGCAGGGTTCCCCGAGCGCGTTCATGGCGTCTATGTGCCCCGGCGACAGCGCTACGGCTGGTGGCAGCTGGACGATGATCAGAAGCTGCGTCAGCTCCTCAAAACCCTGAATCCCTCTGGGTTGAGGGAACGTGAACTCCAGGAGAATCTCCAAAGGTTCCTCGGCCTGGAACAGCCACTGGGCGTGAGCTATCAACTTAAAGCTGATCCTGAGCACTCGGAGGAGTACATGATGCCCGACCAGGCTGGCGATTGGAACCCCAAGGTGGCCAAGCGTGTGGAACTGGCTTTGCTGGAGCAACTCGAGTCGCTGGAGGATAAGGTGGCCAGTGCTTCGATGCAGCTAAAGAATTGGCAGCTGCCCAATCGCGTGGAAAGCGAACTAACCCTTGATTCCAGCCAGGAGGATGTCACCGAGGAGGACTTTGTGAGCATTATACCCATGATACGGGAGAGGATCATAGATTTAGAGGCCAACATCGAGCGGCGTTACTTGAAGCCACCACTGGGCTCCCAGACAGGCGACGCTCACTTGGCGGTGATTGCCCAGAATCAGCATACGACGACTCAGACCCAGAACTCGGCATCGGCTGCAGCATATCTCTTGCAgatgcagcaacagcagcagcagcaacagttggcccaacagcagcagcagcaggcgcagcaAGGATCAGGCAACAATAGCCTCAATCCCTCATCCTTTAATGAACGAACCATGGctctggcagcagcagcagcagcttcctcgacagcagcaacagtgaATCCCAGTGGAGGAGGCGTTACCACACCCTGTGATCCGGAAGCCAACTCGGGCAATGCCTCGCCGGCGAGCAACTGTGACAGCGATCGCGATGAGAAGGTGGAGAATATACCCAAGGGCCTGGTGCAGTGGCGGGATGCAGTGTCGCGATCCCACACCACCGCCCAGCTGGCTATGGCCCTGTACGTCCTGGAATCCTGTGTGGCCTGGGACAAGAGCATCATGAAAGCG tatgcaacaagAAACAAGTCCAgcaagaaggagaagaagggCAGCGCCCAAAAGCAGGCAACGAAGCGAAAGCAGCCCAAAAAGAagcaagaaaagaaaaatatacagGAAAATGAGCCAGAGATGAACGGGAATgggaaaaccccaaaaaagaCACCCAAAAAGAAGTCACCACTAAGCATCAAAATCAATCTAAAGGCCCTGGAGCAGCTGGAACAGCAGAAATCGAATCAAAAATCCAATCAAAACCCAACCCAAACCCAATCCTCTACTTCATCCTCATCCCCGGACTCCGACTCGGACTTTGTCACACCACAAACACCAACTCCGACCAAGAAGGATAATAAGAgacgctcctcctcctccttaaACTCTAGAAAATATTCGAAATATTCCTTACAGAACTGCCAGTTTTGCACCTCCGGCGAGAACGAGGATAAGCTTCTCCTATGCGATGGCTGCGACAAGGGCTATCACACGTATTGCTTCAAGCCCAAGATGGACAACATACCCGATGGCGATTG GTACTGCTACGAGTGCGTCAACAAGGCCACCAATGAGCGCAAGTGCATCGTTTGCGGTGGCCATCGTCCCTCGCCCGTGGGCAAGATGATCTACTGTGACTTGTGTCCGCGCGCCTATCATGCCGACTGCTATATACCTCCCCTCTTGAAGGTGCCGCGTGGGAAATGGTATTGCCATGGCTGCATCTCTCGTGCCCCACCGCCCAAGAAGCGCAgcactggcggcggcggtagcagtagcagcagcagcaagtctAGAAGAGATCGGGACAGGGACAACCGTGAAAGGGAAGGTGGAGCGGCGACAGCCAAGCGCAGCAGCAAGCCGACGCATGGAGGAGCCTTGGAgatgcaacagcaacaaatacAGCCACTGGCAGGTGGTGACTCCCATCaccagcatcatcatcatcagtcGCTGAATTCCTCGCACGATGAGTCCATGAATTCGCTATCGACGGCGGCACCGCTTAG TCCGGCGCATTCGGTGGCCTCGGTAACGACCTACGatgaccagcagcagcagccttcggcgcacatcaacatcaacaccAATTCGGTCGATGGCAGCAGCCGCTTTCAAACatcaaacaacaacaacaatggcacgGAGGATGTGATGCCCGGCTATCCAGTAGCCGCCGCTTATCCATCATTAGTTGGAGCTGGTAGCTTTGCAACAGCGGCGGCGCCAGTGCCAACGGCCATGCAATTTGCCATGTCGCCGCGTGCTGttacgccaacgcgcaccagaACACCAACGCCGACCCCGGTGCCTACACCACCTCCGCCGCCACCCGGGCCTTTGCAGCCGCCACCGACGCCAACGCCTCTGATAATGCAGCAGGCCTCGCCCACCACCCATGCCGCCGCCCTTCATGTAACCGCCTGCCAGTCGCCGCCCCAAcaacatcatcagcagcagctgatGACCATGCCCTCGCCGCCAGCAGCTGGAGCGGGCACACAAATGTCACCGCCGCCCATCAACATACATGCCATGCAGGAGGCCAAGGAGAAGCTGAAGCaggagaagaaggagaagCATGCCACCAAGAAGCTGATGAAGGAGCTGGCCGTGTGCAAGACTTTACTAGGGGAAATGGAG CTCCATGAGGACTCCTGGCCTTTTTTGTTGCCTGTAAACACCAAACAGTTTCCCACATAtcgcaaaataattaaatctccCATGGATTTGTCCACCATCAAGAAGAGATTAATGGATTTGAG CTACAAGACCCGCGAGGACTTTTGCGTCGATGTCCGGCAGATCTTTGACAATTGCGAAATGTTCAACGAGGATGATTCACCCGTGGGCAAGGCCGGTCATGGGATGCGCAAGTTCTTTGAGTTGCGTTGGAATGAGCTGACGGACAAGCACTCCTGA